Sequence from the Streptomyces mobaraensis NBRC 13819 = DSM 40847 genome:
CCGCCGCCGCGGCGCCCAGCTTGATCCGGCGGCGGCGCCGGGCCTCGGCGGGGGTGCGGTGCCGGGCGGAGCCGGCCCGGGGCTCGCCGGCGGCCCGGGGGGCGCGGGCCGTGCCGTGGGCGCCGCCCGCGAGCTCTTCGGGACCCGGTACGCGCATGCTCGTATGCGTGTCCCGGGTGGAGTCGAAGGCGGGGGTGGGCACGAGGGGGACCGCACCACGGCGACGCGGCGCGGGCGCCGTCCCGGCGGGCGCGCCCTGCCCGTCGTACGCCGTGCCGGGCGCCCCGGCGCCGTCGGCGGACGCCGCACCGGCCTCGCCGTGCCCGGCGTACTCCGCGTGGACCCCGTCTTCTTCGGCGCCCGGTTCGTCGATGTCCAGCGGCGGCAGCCCGGCCAGACCGGGGAGCAGCTCCCGCAGCCGGGAGGCCAGCTCGGAGGCGCGCAGCCGGGAGGCGGGCGCCTTGGCCAGACACTGGACGATCAGCTGCCACAGCTCGTCGGGGATGCCCGGCAGCGGCGCCACCGTCTCGGTGACGTGCCGCCGCAGGACGGCCCCGGGGTGCCCGCCGCCGAACGGCGTGAAGCCGGCGAGCAGCTCGTAGAGGACGGTCGCCAGCGCGTACACGTCGACGGAGGCGCGCGGCGGCAGCCCCTCGATGATCTCGGGGGCGAGGTAGTCGGGCGTGCCGATGACGCTGCGCTGCACGGCCCCCCGGCCGCCCGCGGGGGCGCCCGGCTGCCGCTCCCGGGCCGGGCGCGGGGCGTCCACGAGGCGGGCGATGCCGAAGTCGGTGAGCAGCGCCGGGTGGGCGCCGCCGGGGCCCAGCGGGCCCTGCATGTCGAGGAGGACGTTCTCCGGTTTGACGTCGCGGTGGACGACCCCGGCCTTGTGCGCGGCGGCCAGGGCGTCGGCGACGTCCGCGACGATGGCGACGGCCGCCTCGGGGGCCAGCCGGCGCTCGTGGTCGAGGCGGGTGCGCAGGTCCGTGCCCCGGACCAGGTCCATGACGAGCGCGAGGTCGGCGCCGTCCACGACGAGGTCGCGGACGCCGACCACCCGCGGGTGGTCGAGGCCGAGGAGGGCGGCGCGCTCCTGGACGAACCGGCCGACGAGCTCCTGGTCGGACGCGAGGTCCTCGCGCAGGAG
This genomic interval carries:
- a CDS encoding serine/threonine-protein kinase, producing the protein MARKIGSRYTAHQVLGRGSAGTVWLGEGPEGPVAIKLLREDLASDQELVGRFVQERAALLGLDHPRVVGVRDLVVDGADLALVMDLVRGTDLRTRLDHERRLAPEAAVAIVADVADALAAAHKAGVVHRDVKPENVLLDMQGPLGPGGAHPALLTDFGIARLVDAPRPARERQPGAPAGGRGAVQRSVIGTPDYLAPEIIEGLPPRASVDVYALATVLYELLAGFTPFGGGHPGAVLRRHVTETVAPLPGIPDELWQLIVQCLAKAPASRLRASELASRLRELLPGLAGLPPLDIDEPGAEEDGVHAEYAGHGEAGAASADGAGAPGTAYDGQGAPAGTAPAPRRRGAVPLVPTPAFDSTRDTHTSMRVPGPEELAGGAHGTARAPRAAGEPRAGSARHRTPAEARRRRRIKLGAAAAALAAAAGVGGWLATADHDSGDAKPGVHRTDTPQGELP